One window of the Brevibacterium limosum genome contains the following:
- a CDS encoding DUF1707 SHOCT-like domain-containing protein, whose translation MNASPLWSRFSTDPRSYGQVRASDADRAIVSDVLSEGYALGQLDVEEFDERTEAAAKIKTLGEVPALIEDLVLTDPTDVEPGRLDEAGRAQALARLEDDRVPITPEQIDAAAQRYYRDRVRRSLLGAVAGPVGITLAIWAVMSIARGEFIFFWPIFVIVPMLLGGLGRIAHKDEIIRNRKKELTRRARAHLGDAEAKRQLEQGEPQERDFESDFGTGLQPPHPPHPPFSPGQISRRDDRNRRRAQRRHHRDNPWD comes from the coding sequence ATGAACGCCAGTCCCCTCTGGTCGCGGTTCAGCACAGATCCGCGGTCGTATGGGCAGGTCCGAGCCTCTGATGCCGATCGCGCGATCGTCAGTGATGTCCTCTCGGAGGGCTATGCCCTCGGGCAGCTCGATGTGGAGGAGTTCGATGAGCGCACCGAGGCGGCCGCGAAGATCAAGACGCTCGGTGAAGTCCCAGCGCTGATCGAGGATCTCGTCCTCACCGATCCCACCGATGTCGAACCGGGCAGGCTCGACGAGGCGGGGCGCGCGCAGGCTCTGGCACGTCTCGAGGACGACCGGGTGCCGATCACTCCCGAGCAGATCGATGCTGCGGCGCAGAGGTACTACCGGGATCGGGTGCGCAGGTCGTTGCTCGGCGCCGTCGCAGGTCCTGTCGGGATCACGCTCGCGATCTGGGCGGTCATGTCGATCGCGCGCGGTGAGTTCATCTTCTTCTGGCCGATCTTCGTCATCGTCCCCATGCTCTTAGGCGGATTGGGGCGCATCGCGCACAAGGACGAGATCATCCGCAACCGGAAGAAGGAGCTGACTCGCCGGGCTCGGGCCCACCTCGGCGATGCTGAAGCCAAACGACAGCTCGAGCAGGGCGAACCGCAAGAACGCGATTTCGAATCCGATTTCGGTACGGGGCTGCAGCCGCCGCACCCGCCCCACCCGCCGTTCTCCCCCGGGCAGATCTCACGCCGGGATGATCGGAACCGGCGCAGGGCGCAGCGCCGTCATCACCGTGACAACCCGTGGGACTGA
- the pspAB gene encoding PspA-associated protein PspAB gives MGFFDALLGRSKPKRANLDDLFALPPAALTLQAATGFTPTGVGAVAFRQVEGAAFQSAESESVALIGSDPAASVRQENDGYGFTWQVVADANAEVVNLVTNIHAVNSALVSQGFDTMLLCTTVYFVHPDGRRMALVYQYKRGTFYPFVQSGPKQRDNPLEIQVKGVLSGELPFEEDTSNWSALWDAPGMNDTPGAPELQ, from the coding sequence ATGGGATTCTTCGACGCACTGCTCGGTCGATCCAAACCGAAACGGGCCAACCTCGACGACCTGTTCGCCCTGCCCCCGGCCGCACTGACTCTGCAGGCCGCGACCGGCTTCACCCCCACAGGCGTCGGGGCGGTCGCTTTCCGTCAGGTCGAGGGAGCCGCGTTCCAGTCGGCCGAGTCCGAAAGCGTCGCCCTCATCGGCTCCGACCCGGCAGCTTCGGTGCGGCAGGAGAACGACGGCTATGGGTTCACCTGGCAGGTCGTGGCAGATGCGAACGCCGAGGTGGTCAATCTCGTCACGAACATCCATGCCGTGAACTCGGCGCTGGTCAGCCAGGGCTTCGACACGATGCTGCTGTGCACGACCGTGTACTTCGTCCATCCCGACGGGCGTCGGATGGCGCTGGTCTACCAGTACAAGCGCGGGACCTTCTACCCGTTCGTCCAGTCGGGTCCGAAGCAGCGGGACAACCCCTTGGAGATTCAGGTCAAGGGCGTCCTCTCCGGTGAGCTGCCGTTCGAAGAGGACACCTCGAACTGGTCGGCACTGTGGGATGCCCCGGGCATGAACGACACCCCCGGTGCCCCCGAGCTGCAGTAG
- a CDS encoding sulfite exporter TauE/SafE family protein: MEPVVVLILFAVFLGALSQRVTGMGFGLVSGPFLVLLLDPFSGVILVNICGIVASFSVFVRTFAEVEWPPFRHLALGAVIGTIPGALLSSSMPTPPLQILIGALIVISLISSLTLGKLGRAIPANLGTRLTAGLFSGAMSAAAGAGGPAVSAYAVLTNWEQRSFAATLQPFLVVGTASAVVMKVIINGGTWPHLEVGVWIGLGAVLLAGLVGGDWLSRHIDAAIARIGMLVLAFGGGIAALVKGVVGLV, translated from the coding sequence GTGGAACCCGTCGTCGTGCTCATCCTCTTCGCCGTGTTCCTCGGTGCATTGTCCCAGCGCGTCACCGGGATGGGATTCGGCCTGGTCAGCGGCCCGTTCCTCGTCCTCCTCCTCGACCCGTTCAGCGGAGTCATCCTCGTCAACATCTGCGGAATCGTCGCCTCCTTCTCCGTCTTCGTCCGCACCTTCGCCGAGGTGGAATGGCCTCCGTTCCGCCACCTTGCCCTGGGTGCGGTGATCGGAACGATCCCCGGCGCGCTCCTCTCGTCATCGATGCCCACCCCACCCCTGCAGATTCTCATCGGTGCGCTCATCGTCATCTCCCTCATCAGCTCACTGACCTTGGGGAAGCTGGGGCGGGCGATACCCGCGAACCTCGGCACCAGGCTGACGGCCGGGCTCTTCTCCGGGGCGATGTCGGCGGCAGCGGGAGCCGGGGGACCGGCAGTCAGCGCCTACGCTGTGCTGACGAACTGGGAGCAGCGGTCGTTCGCGGCCACCCTGCAGCCGTTCCTGGTCGTCGGGACCGCCTCGGCGGTGGTGATGAAGGTGATCATCAACGGAGGGACCTGGCCGCATCTGGAGGTCGGGGTCTGGATCGGGCTCGGAGCCGTCCTCCTGGCCGGGCTCGTCGGCGGTGATTGGCTCTCCCGTCACATCGATGCGGCGATCGCGCGGATCGGGATGCTCGTCCTCGCTTTCGGCGGAGGAATCGCGGCCTTGGTCAAAGGCGTCGTGGGACTGGTCTGA
- a CDS encoding PspA/IM30 family protein encodes MSIFQRIATIFGAKANKALDKAENPNETLDYSYQKQLELLQKVRRGVADVATSRKRLELQMNQLEQQQNKLSGQAEKAMQIGREDLAREALTRKSGLTQQITDLQSQHEGLQGEEQKLTLASQRLQAKVDAFRTKKETLKATYNAADAQTKIGEAFSGISEELGDVGLAVQRAEDKTASLQARAGAVDELLASGALDDVTGTQKDDITAQLDSLSSDNDVEMELQRMRESLPAGSEKQDQKSLEGEDQQ; translated from the coding sequence ATGAGTATCTTCCAACGGATCGCGACGATCTTCGGTGCCAAGGCCAACAAAGCTCTGGACAAGGCCGAGAACCCCAACGAAACCCTTGATTATTCGTACCAGAAGCAGCTGGAGCTGCTGCAGAAGGTCCGTCGTGGTGTTGCCGATGTCGCCACCAGCCGGAAGCGTCTCGAGCTGCAGATGAATCAGCTCGAACAGCAGCAGAACAAGCTCTCCGGTCAGGCCGAGAAAGCCATGCAGATCGGCCGCGAGGACCTCGCCCGCGAGGCTCTGACCCGCAAGTCCGGGCTGACCCAGCAGATCACCGACCTGCAGTCCCAGCACGAAGGACTCCAGGGTGAGGAGCAGAAGCTCACTCTCGCCTCGCAGCGCCTCCAGGCCAAAGTCGATGCCTTCCGCACGAAGAAGGAGACGCTCAAGGCCACCTACAACGCCGCCGACGCACAGACGAAGATCGGCGAGGCGTTTTCGGGCATCTCGGAAGAGCTCGGCGACGTCGGACTTGCGGTCCAGCGCGCCGAGGACAAGACCGCGTCTCTGCAGGCGCGTGCCGGTGCCGTCGACGAGCTTCTCGCATCCGGAGCCCTCGATGATGTCACGGGAACCCAGAAGGACGACATCACCGCCCAGCTCGACTCCCTCTCCAGCGACAATGACGTGGAGATGGAACTCCAGCGGATGCGCGAGTCCCTGCCTGCGGGGTCCGAGAAACAGGACCAGAAGTCGCTCGAAGGTGAGGACCAGCAATGA
- the htpX gene encoding zinc metalloprotease HtpX, with protein MKNRFVKDNGLTMRMGWTIFLNGLIYVILILAIWWMFGQSIPGVIFAVVVSAGAFFFQWYFSDKIAMRAMGGREVTPEEAPELHTIIDRLCQLSDSTKPRVAVSNSSIPNAFATGRSPERSVVCVTRGLLEKLDRDEVEVVLAHELSHVAHRDVTVMTVAGVTGVVAALMMRAGYYMSFGRSNNNNNGVPIQLLFILVGAVVYGLSFVLIRALSRYRELAADRAAAILTGAPSTLASALTKLSGDMAKIPEKDLRSSASANHLALIPAISGKAAFGQLFSTHPSLEKRLDQLAKISGQLSRPE; from the coding sequence ATGAAGAATCGCTTCGTCAAAGACAACGGACTGACCATGCGGATGGGATGGACGATCTTCCTCAACGGGCTCATCTACGTCATCCTCATCCTCGCGATCTGGTGGATGTTCGGTCAGAGCATCCCCGGCGTGATCTTCGCCGTCGTCGTCAGCGCCGGTGCGTTCTTCTTCCAGTGGTACTTCTCCGACAAGATCGCCATGCGAGCCATGGGCGGCAGGGAGGTCACCCCCGAGGAGGCTCCGGAGCTGCACACGATCATCGACCGACTCTGCCAGCTTTCAGATTCGACCAAGCCGCGGGTGGCCGTGTCGAACTCCTCGATTCCCAACGCATTCGCCACCGGCCGCTCCCCCGAGCGCTCGGTGGTGTGCGTGACCCGCGGTCTGCTCGAGAAGCTCGACCGCGATGAGGTCGAGGTCGTCCTCGCCCACGAGCTCTCCCACGTCGCCCACCGCGACGTGACCGTGATGACCGTCGCCGGCGTCACCGGTGTGGTCGCTGCACTCATGATGCGCGCCGGGTACTACATGAGCTTCGGACGGTCGAACAACAATAACAACGGCGTCCCGATCCAGCTGCTCTTCATCCTCGTCGGAGCCGTCGTCTACGGTCTGTCGTTCGTCCTCATCCGTGCCCTCTCCCGGTATCGTGAGCTTGCCGCCGACCGCGCCGCAGCCATCCTCACCGGTGCTCCGTCGACGCTGGCATCGGCACTGACGAAGCTGAGCGGGGATATGGCCAAGATCCCGGAGAAGGACCTGCGGTCGTCCGCCTCGGCGAACCATCTGGCGCTCATCCCCGCCATCAGCGGAAAGGCCGCCTTCGGTCAGCTCTTCTCCACCCACCCTTCACTCGAGAAACGCCTGGACCAGCTGGCGAAGATCTCCGGTCAGCTCTCTCGCCCCGAGTGA
- a CDS encoding RNA-binding S4 domain-containing protein, which yields METIEIRGESIRLGQLLKLHGVAEHGAMAKDMIADGEVSVNGEVETRRGATIRHGDRVEALGEVIEVAAEQD from the coding sequence ATGGAGACGATCGAGATCCGCGGCGAGTCGATCAGGCTCGGCCAGCTGCTCAAACTCCATGGAGTCGCCGAACACGGCGCTATGGCCAAAGACATGATCGCCGACGGTGAGGTCAGCGTCAACGGTGAGGTCGAGACCCGCCGCGGTGCCACGATCCGTCACGGCGACCGCGTCGAAGCCCTCGGCGAAGTCATCGAGGTGGCTGCCGAACAGGACTGA
- a CDS encoding WXG100 family type VII secretion target: MSFEVDAERVQSAATAAANTSRNLVSESDTMMRNLLALQECWRGSAAQNFQAVVNQWERAQKQLMESLNSVHGALHTAARQYSEVEAANSRLFAP, from the coding sequence ATGAGTTTCGAAGTCGACGCCGAACGCGTCCAATCCGCCGCCACAGCCGCCGCGAACACCTCCCGCAACCTCGTGTCCGAGTCCGACACGATGATGCGCAATCTGCTCGCGCTCCAGGAATGCTGGCGCGGCAGCGCAGCACAGAACTTCCAGGCCGTGGTCAATCAGTGGGAGCGCGCGCAGAAGCAGCTCATGGAGTCGCTCAACTCCGTCCACGGCGCACTCCACACGGCGGCCCGACAGTACTCCGAGGTCGAGGCGGCGAACTCGCGTCTCTTCGCTCCCTGA
- a CDS encoding cold-shock protein, protein MAQGTVKWFNAEKGYGFITLEGENQDVFVHWSAIQMDGYRSLEEGQQVQFEVGEGQKGPQAESVTLL, encoded by the coding sequence ATGGCACAAGGTACCGTCAAGTGGTTCAACGCTGAAAAGGGCTACGGATTCATCACCCTCGAAGGCGAAAACCAGGACGTGTTCGTTCACTGGAGCGCAATCCAGATGGATGGCTACCGCTCTCTCGAAGAGGGCCAGCAGGTTCAGTTCGAAGTTGGAGAAGGACAAAAGGGTCCTCAGGCGGAGTCCGTCACCCTCCTCTGA
- a CDS encoding S1C family serine protease, which translates to MNENNDHPGEVSRSSGPDDQSPRTSADQDSGSAGGRRSPSAGGYRGSGAEVPRTFPSQSSGPARVSPPVAPPERRPDVPSTQTQNPVDASPHRGGSPSPQPAPSHPGGQQGGGHYGERSDGQHGQPGQPGGQQARPQQPSPYQAGGQPSSPYQSGSQQQGGQPGYQGHQSAQGSYGNQPQPGQPDVQQNQPPHHSPYGVAQQGGPQAYPGQNNNAQYGTGASASGAGAAAAGAGGYQSGSSSQQTGSAGYPYGPSHPNSPGHPNGLGHPSDPGYPNAPDQQNGPGQHNGPGQPTGSDSYSAAPGSDPYSSGFAAVGSQPGPGGPGGPVGPDGFGPYGAQQPPRREKKGPGWGATVAIALVSALLGGALAFGGNYALSALQNDEPRKVAEQTIETPDWTQVAEKTSDSVMSIQVGTRGQVQGLGSGALYDDQGHVITNNHVVAPADTPDGEIAVTMKNGETTEAKIVGRDPSTDIAVIKLEQVPDSVKPLVIGDSKKLTVGDPVMALGNPLGLANTVTTGIVSALDRPVSTENIGEDASSQEKEMTITNAIQTDAAINPGNSGGPLVNGDGEFIGVNSAAASLSQGEGGQSGSIGIGFAIPANQAVMIADQLISSGKAQHPFLGITLTDGHINSGGISRGSAKVQSVAGGSPAAKGGVKDGDDIIEVAGTKVNNAIALRALVRAQPVNTPVEVTVVRGGQEQKLDVTLVLQ; encoded by the coding sequence ATGAACGAGAACAACGACCATCCGGGTGAGGTGTCCCGCAGCTCCGGACCGGACGATCAGTCTCCGCGCACGTCAGCGGATCAGGACAGCGGTTCCGCCGGGGGCCGTCGCAGCCCATCGGCCGGAGGCTACCGCGGATCCGGTGCCGAGGTCCCGCGCACCTTCCCGTCCCAGTCCAGCGGCCCTGCTCGGGTCAGCCCACCCGTCGCCCCGCCCGAGAGACGCCCCGACGTTCCGTCGACTCAAACGCAGAACCCTGTGGACGCATCCCCTCACCGAGGCGGCTCCCCCTCCCCGCAGCCCGCCCCCTCCCATCCCGGTGGGCAGCAGGGAGGAGGACACTACGGCGAACGATCGGACGGGCAGCATGGCCAGCCGGGCCAACCTGGCGGCCAGCAGGCCCGACCCCAGCAGCCGTCGCCGTATCAGGCAGGCGGGCAGCCGTCCTCTCCGTATCAGTCGGGCAGCCAACAGCAGGGAGGTCAGCCGGGCTACCAGGGACACCAGAGCGCCCAGGGCAGCTACGGCAACCAACCGCAGCCTGGTCAGCCGGACGTCCAGCAGAACCAGCCTCCGCACCATTCCCCGTACGGTGTGGCCCAACAGGGTGGGCCGCAGGCGTATCCGGGTCAGAACAACAACGCTCAGTACGGCACAGGCGCTTCTGCCTCCGGAGCCGGAGCAGCTGCAGCCGGTGCTGGCGGCTATCAGAGCGGGTCGAGCTCCCAGCAGACAGGTTCCGCCGGCTATCCATATGGCCCCAGTCACCCGAACAGCCCTGGCCACCCGAATGGCCTTGGCCACCCGAGTGATCCCGGCTACCCGAACGCTCCGGACCAGCAGAATGGTCCCGGCCAGCACAACGGTCCGGGCCAACCGACCGGCTCCGACTCCTATTCGGCAGCCCCCGGATCAGATCCCTATTCCTCGGGATTCGCAGCCGTCGGATCCCAACCCGGCCCCGGTGGTCCCGGCGGCCCAGTCGGGCCGGACGGGTTCGGACCGTACGGAGCTCAGCAGCCGCCTCGGCGAGAGAAGAAGGGACCCGGTTGGGGCGCGACGGTCGCGATCGCGCTCGTGTCCGCCCTCCTCGGTGGGGCCCTGGCGTTCGGCGGGAACTATGCGCTCTCGGCACTGCAGAATGACGAACCGCGCAAGGTCGCCGAGCAGACGATCGAGACTCCGGACTGGACGCAGGTGGCGGAGAAGACCTCGGACAGTGTGATGTCGATCCAGGTCGGCACCCGCGGCCAGGTGCAGGGCCTCGGCTCGGGTGCGCTGTACGACGATCAGGGCCACGTCATCACGAACAACCACGTCGTCGCACCTGCGGACACCCCCGACGGCGAGATCGCGGTGACGATGAAGAACGGTGAGACGACGGAGGCGAAGATCGTCGGCCGCGATCCCTCGACCGATATCGCCGTCATCAAGCTCGAACAGGTTCCCGACAGCGTGAAACCGCTGGTCATCGGTGATTCGAAGAAGCTGACCGTGGGCGATCCGGTGATGGCTCTGGGCAATCCGCTCGGTCTGGCCAACACCGTGACCACCGGCATCGTCTCCGCACTCGACCGTCCCGTGTCGACGGAGAACATCGGCGAGGACGCCTCCTCGCAGGAGAAGGAGATGACGATCACGAACGCCATCCAGACGGATGCCGCGATCAACCCGGGCAACTCGGGTGGACCGCTGGTCAACGGTGACGGCGAGTTCATCGGCGTGAACTCGGCGGCGGCATCGCTGAGCCAGGGTGAGGGCGGACAGTCCGGATCGATCGGCATCGGCTTCGCGATCCCCGCGAATCAGGCCGTGATGATCGCCGATCAGCTCATCTCCTCCGGCAAGGCGCAGCATCCGTTCCTCGGCATCACGCTCACCGACGGTCACATCAACAGCGGCGGGATCAGCCGGGGCAGCGCCAAGGTGCAGTCCGTGGCAGGCGGATCCCCGGCGGCCAAGGGCGGCGTCAAGGACGGAGACGACATCATCGAGGTGGCCGGAACCAAGGTGAACAACGCCATCGCCCTGCGTGCCCTCGTCCGCGCTCAGCCGGTGAACACTCCGGTCGAGGTCACCGTGGTCCGCGGCGGGCAGGAGCAGAAGCTCGACGTCACGCTCGTGCTGCAGTAG
- the groL gene encoding chaperonin GroEL (60 kDa chaperone family; promotes refolding of misfolded polypeptides especially under stressful conditions; forms two stacked rings of heptamers to form a barrel-shaped 14mer; ends can be capped by GroES; misfolded proteins enter the barrel where they are refolded when GroES binds) produces MAKMIAFDEEARRGLEAGLNQLADAVKVTLGPRGRNVVLEKQWGAPTITNDGVSIAKEIELEDPYEKIGAELVKEVAKKTDDVAGDGTTTATVLAQALVREGLRNVAAGADPLSLKRGIEKAVEAVTQVLLNNAIDIETKEQIAATAGISAGDPAIGELIAEAIDKVGKEGVVTVEESNTFGLELELTEGMRFDKGYISGYFVTDTDRQEAVLEDPYILIVNSKISNVKDLLPVLEKVQQSNKPLFIIAEDVEGEALAVLVLNKLKGTFKSVAVKAPGFGDRRKAQLADIAILTGGQVVSEEVGLKLDSVTTDLLGTARKVVITKDETTIVEGAGDAEEIAGRVAQIRAEIENSDSDYDREKLQERLAKLAGGVAVIKAGAATEVELKETKHRIEDAVRNAKAAVEEGIVAGGGVSLIQAGKAAFADLALEGDEATGANIVKVAIEAPLKQIATNAGLEAGVVADKVANLEAGFGLNAATGEYEDLLAAGINDPVKVTRSALQNAASIAGLFLTTESVVADKPEKAAAGADAAAGMDGMGGMGGMGF; encoded by the coding sequence ATGGCAAAGATGATTGCATTCGACGAAGAAGCTCGTCGAGGACTCGAAGCTGGCCTCAACCAGCTTGCGGACGCGGTCAAGGTGACCCTTGGACCCCGCGGTCGCAATGTCGTGCTCGAAAAGCAGTGGGGCGCACCGACCATCACCAACGATGGTGTCTCCATTGCCAAGGAGATCGAACTCGAGGACCCCTACGAGAAGATCGGCGCCGAGCTCGTCAAGGAAGTCGCTAAGAAGACTGACGACGTCGCAGGCGACGGAACCACCACCGCTACCGTGCTCGCTCAGGCCCTCGTCCGCGAAGGCCTGCGCAACGTGGCAGCCGGTGCTGATCCGCTCAGCCTCAAGCGCGGCATCGAGAAGGCCGTCGAGGCTGTGACGCAGGTTCTGCTGAACAACGCCATCGACATCGAGACCAAGGAACAGATCGCCGCCACCGCAGGCATCTCCGCTGGAGATCCCGCCATCGGCGAACTGATCGCCGAGGCCATCGACAAGGTCGGCAAGGAAGGCGTCGTCACCGTCGAGGAGTCCAACACCTTCGGACTCGAACTCGAACTGACCGAGGGTATGCGCTTCGACAAGGGCTACATCTCCGGTTACTTCGTCACCGACACCGATCGCCAGGAAGCTGTCCTTGAGGATCCCTACATCCTCATCGTCAACTCCAAGATCTCGAACGTGAAGGACCTGCTGCCCGTCCTCGAGAAGGTGCAGCAGTCCAACAAGCCGCTGTTCATCATCGCCGAAGACGTCGAGGGCGAAGCCCTGGCCGTCCTGGTGCTGAATAAGCTCAAGGGCACCTTCAAGTCCGTGGCTGTCAAGGCTCCGGGCTTCGGTGACCGTCGCAAGGCTCAGCTCGCCGACATCGCCATCCTCACCGGTGGCCAGGTCGTGTCCGAGGAGGTCGGGCTCAAGCTCGACAGCGTGACCACCGATCTGCTGGGCACCGCCCGCAAGGTCGTCATCACCAAGGACGAGACCACCATCGTCGAGGGCGCAGGAGACGCCGAGGAGATCGCCGGACGGGTCGCTCAGATCCGCGCCGAGATCGAGAACTCGGACTCCGACTACGACCGTGAGAAGCTGCAGGAACGTCTGGCCAAGCTGGCCGGCGGAGTTGCAGTCATCAAGGCCGGAGCCGCCACCGAGGTCGAGCTCAAGGAAACCAAGCACCGCATCGAAGATGCAGTGCGCAACGCCAAGGCTGCTGTGGAAGAGGGAATCGTCGCCGGCGGCGGCGTCTCGCTCATCCAGGCCGGCAAGGCCGCATTCGCCGACCTCGCACTCGAGGGAGACGAGGCCACCGGTGCCAACATCGTCAAGGTTGCCATCGAAGCCCCGCTGAAGCAGATCGCCACGAACGCCGGCCTCGAAGCCGGTGTGGTTGCCGACAAGGTCGCCAACCTCGAAGCCGGATTCGGTCTCAACGCCGCAACCGGTGAGTACGAGGATCTGCTGGCCGCTGGCATCAACGACCCGGTCAAGGTGACCCGCTCTGCTCTGCAGAACGCCGCCTCGATCGCCGGTCTGTTCCTCACCACCGAGTCGGTCGTCGCCGACAAGCCCGAAAAGGCCGCCGCAGGTGCAGACGCAGCTGCCGGCATGGACGGCATGGGTGGAATGGGCGGCATGGGCTTCTGA
- a CDS encoding nuclear transport factor 2-like protein, with translation MTFTGTDACGNSPKNVFVATFEENLFNGDGDALAEAVADDCVLQIVHPTDVETHTGREGVLEALLKLSAHSPEVGHLEAAITHGKAAAAWGYWQAEADGDDLRHFSHTMWFTTHRAQDFGQIRIFQV, from the coding sequence ATGACCTTCACCGGCACCGATGCCTGCGGAAACAGTCCGAAGAACGTCTTCGTCGCAACGTTCGAAGAGAATCTCTTCAACGGGGACGGAGATGCCCTCGCCGAGGCGGTCGCTGACGACTGCGTCCTCCAGATCGTTCACCCGACCGACGTCGAAACCCACACGGGTCGCGAAGGCGTCCTCGAGGCGCTGCTGAAGCTGTCCGCTCATTCGCCCGAGGTCGGACACCTCGAAGCAGCGATCACCCACGGCAAGGCTGCGGCCGCGTGGGGGTACTGGCAGGCCGAGGCGGACGGCGACGATCTGCGGCACTTCTCGCACACGATGTGGTTCACCACGCACAGAGCGCAGGACTTCGGACAGATCCGGATCTTCCAGGTCTGA
- the pspAA gene encoding PspA-associated protein PspAA: MIIRIMGEGQFDVAHVDQDLLQKFDNQVEDAVNAGNEEAVRTALTSLHDYVTANGQPVADDYLGSSDVVIPFVDATLAEIAELLTGEGFIPDPA; encoded by the coding sequence ATGATCATCCGCATCATGGGCGAAGGACAGTTCGACGTCGCCCACGTCGACCAGGACCTGTTGCAGAAGTTCGACAACCAGGTCGAGGACGCCGTCAATGCCGGAAACGAGGAGGCCGTTCGCACCGCGCTGACCTCCCTGCACGACTACGTCACGGCCAACGGGCAGCCGGTCGCCGATGACTACCTCGGATCCTCCGATGTCGTCATCCCATTCGTCGACGCCACCTTGGCCGAGATCGCCGAACTGCTCACCGGCGAGGGCTTCATCCCGGACCCGGCCTGA